Proteins encoded by one window of Pseudorca crassidens isolate mPseCra1 chromosome 3, mPseCra1.hap1, whole genome shotgun sequence:
- the LOC137220982 gene encoding LOW QUALITY PROTEIN: mpv17-like protein (The sequence of the model RefSeq protein was modified relative to this genomic sequence to represent the inferred CDS: inserted 2 bases in 1 codon), translating to MAGWWRALLCTARCYPWPTNLLLYAALFSAGEALQQWPRGGPADRRHTQRMATVAVAFHANFNYVRLRLTEHAXTVLAKVLCDQALSGPVYVSAFYFGMSILQQKADIFWDLRQKF from the exons ATGGCGGGCTGGTGGCGGGCGCTCCTGTGCACCGCCCGGTGCTACCCTTGGCCCACGAACTTGCTGCTCTACGCCGCGCTCTTCTCAGCTGGCGAAGCACTGCAGCAGTGGCCGCGGGGAGGCCCTGCCGACCGGCGGCACACACAGCGCATGGCCACCGTGGCCGTGGCCTTCCACGCGAACTTCAACTACGTGCGGCTGCGCCTGACGGAGCATGC CACCGTCCTGGCCAAGGTGCTGTGCGACCAGGCGCTCAGCGGGCCGGTGTACGTCTCTGCCTTCTACTTCGGTATGAGTATTCTCCAGCAAAAGGCTGACATATTTTGGGACCTGAGACAGAAATTCTAG